The Candidatus Methylomirabilota bacterium genome contains the following window.
CACAGGGACCTGTCTCACCCATCGACCAAAAATTATCCTTTTCCCCCAGACGGACGACACGATCGGACGGCAGACCGGTGAGCCTTTGCCACAGTTCGGACGCCACATCATCATCCTCGTACACGGTGACCCAGAGCCGATTGGCCGGCAGTTCAAGCTCCCGAGTCAGAAACGCCCAGCCATATTCAATGGCGCCCTCTTTGAAGTAATCGCCGAAGGAGAAGTTGCCGAGCATCTCAAAAAAGGTGTGGTGACGGGCGGTGCGACCGACATTTTCCAAATCATTATGTTTGCCGCTGACGCGCAAACACTTCTGAATCGAGACGGCGCGCCGATAAGGACGCGGATCGGCCCCCAGGAAAACCCCTTTAAACGGCACCATCCCCGCATTGGTGAAGAGCAGCGTCGGATCGCCGACCGGGACCAATGAGGAACTGGCAACCACCGTATGGTCGTTCCGCTCAAAAAACCGTAAGAACCGTTCGCGGATCTCTCCGCCCGTCCATCGCGACATAACGTGTCCCGCTACTCCTGTTGCTCGTCGTGAAGCAGCCGCCAGATGATGTCGGCTGAAAATCCTCTTCGGTGAAGAAACCGCGCCACCGAAAGGGTTCGAGATGGAGCCGACAGACGCCCAAGCGCCGAAAGCTTACCTGCCATAGCCCGGCGGGCCGCCGGCTCTTCTCCCTCTTCGTAGACCTCTTCCAGGATCTCGCGCACGAGTTGCGCCTCAACTCCCTTGGTTTCGAGTTCCTTGCTGAGGCGATGCGGCCCCATCGGTTTGGTCTGCAGGCGGCTCCTGGCCCAGGCGGTCGCGAATCGTCGGTCGTTCAGGTATCCTTCCTCCTGCAACCGATCGATCGCTACCTGTGACTCAGTCCTCGCAAATCCTCTAACCGCCAGCACGCGAGCAAGCTCAGCGCGTGTTCTATCCCGAGCGGTGAGGAGGCGTACGCTGACCTTGTACGCCGCCTCAGCGGACTTCGGCTTCAGTGAAGCTTCCGTTCGCGAAAGCCTCCCTTTCGTTCCGAGGTCCAGGGTTGGTCCACCCCGCTCTCGATCCCTCGAATCTTGAGAGCGAAGTCGTTGGGGTTGCTGCTCCACCTCAGCGCCTCCTCGTAGCTCACCAGACCTTGCTGGTACAGACTCATGAGCGATTGATCGAAGGTCTGCATCCCATATTCTGATGTCCCGGCTGCGATGACCTCCGGAATGTTTCTGGTCTTGTCGGAGTCAGCGATGCATTCCCGAATGGTGGCGGTTGCAACCATAACTTCGACTGCCGGTACGCGGCCCCTGCCGTCGGCCCGTGGAATGAGGCGCATCGAGATGATACCACGAAGCAGCGACGCGAGTTGCAACCGGACCTGCTCCTGCTGGTAGGGCGGAAAGATCGCGATGATGCGGTTGACCGTTTCGGCGGCATCGATGGTGTGCAAGGTGCTCAAGACCAGGTGGCCTGTCTCGGCAGCCACAATAGCCGTGCTGATTGTATCGAAGTCGCGCATCTCTCCCACCAGGATCACATCCGGATCCTGGCGAAGTGCGCTGCGCAGTGCGACGGCGAACGACTCCGTATCAATCCCGACTTCCCGCTGGTTGATCAAGCACCGATTGTCCGGGTGGAGGAACTCGATTGGGTCCTCGATGGTTACGATGTGGCCGGTTCTATTGCTGTTGATATGACCGATCATCGCTGCCAGGGTTGTCGATTTCCCGCTTCCTGCGGTGCCGGTAACCAACACCATCCCCCTGGGCTCCATCGCCAGTTTCCCGATGATTGGCGGGAGATTCAGCTCTTCAATCGCTTCGATTTTGAGCGGGATGACCCGAAAGGTAACCCCCACCATTCCCCGTTGCTGAAAGAGGTTGGTCCGAAACCGTCCCAGCCCGGCAACGCCGTAGCTGACGTCGAGTTCCCGATATTGCGAAAACCGCTGTCGCTGCGGCTCCGTCGCCACAAGGCCGACCGTCGTATCGAGATCGGCTTCGGTCAGGTAGGGTCGGTCCTGCACTGGAACGAGCTGATGATCGATCCGTAGGACAGGCGGGGCGCCGACTTTCAGGTGGAGATCAGAGGCGCGTCGCTCGATGGCCAGTCTCAGCAGCCCATCAAGGTCGAAAGGCATCCCTCTAACGACTGCTCCATTCATTAAATGGTACCATTCAGCCCGCGAGGCGTCAACGCGCCTGCGATATTGCTGCCGCCTCGCCGGCGCCGGTCATCCCTAAGGCCGCACGCACCTTTCCTTCGATTTCGTCGCAGAGGGCGGAGTTCTCCTTCAAAAAGCGTTTGGCGTTCTCCCGTCCCTGGCCGATCCGCTCTCCGGCATAAGAGAACCAGGAGCCGCTCTTTTCAATAATCTTGTGTTCGACACCAAGATCCAACAGGCCTCCGGTCCGAGAGATCCCCTCACCGTAAATCAGGTCGAACTCCGCCTCTTTGAAAGGAGGGGCGACCTTATTCTTGACCACCTTGACCTTCACACGCGACCCTACCACATCCTCCCCTTCTTTGATGCTTGAGATCCTCCTGATGTCAAGCCGGACCGACGAATAAAACTTCAGGGCCCGGCCCCCGGTCGTGGTCTCGGGATTGCCGAACATAACCCCGATCTTCTCTCGAAGTTGATTGATGAAAATCACGCAGGTCTTGGACTTACTGATAGCCGCCGTGAGCTTCCGGAGCGCCTGAGACATCAGTCGGGCCTGAAGGCCCATCGTCGGTTCACCCATCTCGCCGTCGATCTCGGCCCGAGGCACGAGGGCGGCGACCGAGTCGATTACAACGACATCGATGGCTCCGCTCCGAACCAGGACCTCGGTAATCTCGAGGGCTTGCTCCCCCGTATCCGGTTGGGAGATCAGTACGTCATCGATGCTTACCCCCAGGGATCGGGCATAGGCGGCGTCCAGCGCGTGTTCGGCATCTACGAAAGCGGCGGAGCCACCCATTCGCTGCGCCTCGGCGATGATGTGCAGCGCTAATGTTGTCTTTCCGGAAGACTCCGGCCCAAAGATCTCGATGACGCGGCCCCGTGGCACTCCCCCTACTCCCAGCGCAGCGTCCAGTTCCAGCGAGCCGGTGGGAATAGCCGCAATGGGCACGAGCGCACCGGAACTGCCCATTCTCATGATGGCACCTTTACCGTATAATTTTTCAATCTGGGCGATTGCCAGATCCAGCGCGCGTTCCCGCTCTTTCCCGTCCCCCCGTTCCGCTGTCCTCTCCGCCATGCCAACCCTCCTTGACCCACAAGATCGCAGTCCACGAGCTACGCTCATCCCGGACAACCGTAGGCGATTTCAGACAGGTTGTCAAGAGTGCCCAACTGTTCCATCTCTACCCTTCACCACTCCTCTCACGGAGAAAAGCTTATCACGTCGACTACTGAATCCGCGAATGGCTAATGTTTCAGGCTGAAACCGACTGAAACATCCCGTTTCATGCAACAGCCACTTCTCGCATCTGATCCTCGCCTGCCGTCAGCACAGCGTATCGCTAGAATACCTTAAAAACAAATAGTTAGATAAATCTGCGATGAGATGTTGATTTTGGCATGCGGCTTGTTAACAAGAGTATCTGTTGCGATAAGAGGCGAATCCATCCTAAGGATTAACTTTAAGTGTATTTAGCTCACAGAATGGCGGGATGAATGTGAGGCGGTTGACAATGAAAGTGATCGTGACTGCTGGGCTTGCGGCGGCCTCGCTGTTCCCCGAGCTCCCGGCAACCGAAACCGCTGTGGGCACAGTGTCGGAGGACGGGTAGAAGGCGGCGGGATTAGAGAACGGAGACGGTAGTGGATAACATGAACGTAGATGAGAGGAGGTTGACACCATGATGTCGAACAATAGGTGTAACAAGGTGTGGTTCAGCGCAGTAGTAGCTCTTCTTGGCATTCTGACGTTCACGACCAGTTCCTTCGCGGCCCCTCAGGCGGCCCAGTGCCACGGCTCGCCGTCCCGTGCCCAACTGCGGGCTGCGTTGCACACCGCAATGGGTGCGCTCGGCAGCGGCGGGTTCGGACTGAATATGTGGGCCACTGTGGTCA
Protein-coding sequences here:
- a CDS encoding type IV pilus twitching motility protein PilT; translation: MPFDLDGLLRLAIERRASDLHLKVGAPPVLRIDHQLVPVQDRPYLTEADLDTTVGLVATEPQRQRFSQYRELDVSYGVAGLGRFRTNLFQQRGMVGVTFRVIPLKIEAIEELNLPPIIGKLAMEPRGMVLVTGTAGSGKSTTLAAMIGHINSNRTGHIVTIEDPIEFLHPDNRCLINQREVGIDTESFAVALRSALRQDPDVILVGEMRDFDTISTAIVAAETGHLVLSTLHTIDAAETVNRIIAIFPPYQQEQVRLQLASLLRGIISMRLIPRADGRGRVPAVEVMVATATIRECIADSDKTRNIPEVIAAGTSEYGMQTFDQSLMSLYQQGLVSYEEALRWSSNPNDFALKIRGIESGVDQPWTSERKGGFRERKLH
- a CDS encoding RecX family transcriptional regulator, yielding MLAVRGFARTESQVAIDRLQEEGYLNDRRFATAWARSRLQTKPMGPHRLSKELETKGVEAQLVREILEEVYEEGEEPAARRAMAGKLSALGRLSAPSRTLSVARFLHRRGFSADIIWRLLHDEQQE
- the recA gene encoding recombinase RecA, whose product is MAERTAERGDGKERERALDLAIAQIEKLYGKGAIMRMGSSGALVPIAAIPTGSLELDAALGVGGVPRGRVIEIFGPESSGKTTLALHIIAEAQRMGGSAAFVDAEHALDAAYARSLGVSIDDVLISQPDTGEQALEITEVLVRSGAIDVVVIDSVAALVPRAEIDGEMGEPTMGLQARLMSQALRKLTAAISKSKTCVIFINQLREKIGVMFGNPETTTGGRALKFYSSVRLDIRRISSIKEGEDVVGSRVKVKVVKNKVAPPFKEAEFDLIYGEGISRTGGLLDLGVEHKIIEKSGSWFSYAGERIGQGRENAKRFLKENSALCDEIEGKVRAALGMTGAGEAAAISQAR